The proteins below come from a single Peromyscus eremicus chromosome 22, PerEre_H2_v1, whole genome shotgun sequence genomic window:
- the Lratd1 gene encoding protein LRATD1, translating to MGNQLDRITHLNYSELPTGDPSGIEKDELRVGVAYFFSDEEEDLDERGQPDKFGVKGPPGCSPCPESPSRHHHHLLHQLVLNETQFSAFRGQECIFSKVTGGPQGADLSVYAVTALPAICEPGDLLELLWLQPATEQPAPAPHWAVYVGGGQIIHLHQGEIRQDSLYQAGAANVGRVVNSWYRYRPLVAELVVQNACGHLGLKSEEICWTNSESFAAWCRFGKREFKAGGEVPAGTPPPQQQYYLKVHLEENKVHTARFHSLEDLIREKRRIDASGRLRVLQELEDFVDDKE from the coding sequence ATGGGCAACCAACTGGACCGCATCACCCACCTCAACTACAGCGAGTTGCCCACTGGGGACCCATCTGGGATTGAGAAGGACGAGCTGCGGGTCGGGGTTGCCTACTTCTTCTCGGATGAGGAGGAGGACCTGGACGAACGCGGGCAGCCGGACAAGTTTGGTGTGAAGGGCCCCCCAGGTTGCAGCCCCTGCCCAGAGAGCCccagccgccaccaccaccacctgctgcACCAGCTCGTCCTCAACGAGACTCAGTTCTCCGCCTTCCGGGGCCAGGAATgcatcttttccaaagtaaccGGCGGCCCTCAGGGCGCCGACTTGAGTGTCTACGCGGTCACCGCGCTGCCCGCGATCTGCGAGCCGGGCGACCTGCTGGAGCTGCTGTGGTTACAGCCCGCGACCGAGCAGCCCGCGCCCGCCCCGCACTGGGCCGTCTACGTGGGCGGCGGGCAGATCATCCACCTGCACCAAGGCGAGATCCGCCAGGACAGCCTGTACCAGGCGGGCGCGGCCAACGTGGGCCGGGTGGTGAATAGCTGGTACCGCTACCGCCCGCTGGTGGCCGAGCTGGTGGTGCAGAACGCCTGCGGCCACCTGGGCCTCAAGAGCGAGGAGATCTGCTGGACGAACTCCGAGAGCTTCGCTGCCTGGTGCCGCTTTGGAAAGCGCGAGTTCAAGGCTGGCGGGGAGGTCCCCGCAGGCACACCACCCCCGCAGCAGCAGTATTATCTCAAGGTGCATCTGGAGGAGAACAAAGTCCACACGGCCCGTTTCCACAGCCTGGAGGACCTCATCCGCGAGAAGCGCCGCATAGACGCCAGTGGCCGCCTGCGAGTGCTGCAGGAGCTTGAGGACTTCGTGGACGACAAGGAGTAA